CCCGCGGAAGCGCCGCCCCCGCCCGTCGGCCGCCACCGCCGCCGTCGGCAACCGGCTGTCCTGAGACGGCGCATCCGCCGAAACTCCTGCGGAAACACTGGAGGCAGGGCGTGAGCCGCGGGCAGCGATGCGGTGGCGGATCACCTTCACCTGGCTCATGATGACAAGCTGGGTGCAGAGATGGTGCGCGACCGTCTGGTAGTCGGCACGAGCCATGCTCCCGGGCTTCTCCACCACCGCCAGCGCACCGGCCTGCAGCGCCCGCATCGGGATGTCGAGGTCGCGCACGTCCGACGCCACCACCACGATCGGCAACGGGTTCTGCCGCATGATGCGGCTGGTCACCTCGAAGCCGTCGATGCCCGGCAGCCGGATGTCGAGCGACACCACATCGGGGGCGGTGCGGTCGATCATGCGCAACGCCTGCTCGCCGCTGGAGGCGATGCCCGCCACCTCCAACCGCGGGTCGGCGCTGATGACGTGGCTCAGGAGTTGCTGGATTACGGGGCTGTCCTCGACCACCAGCACGCGGATGCGCCTGGAACCGGTGGTGGGGGTGCCGCTGTTGCCCGTCGCGCTCACAGCAGCCGCCGGATGCCGGCCAGAAGCTCGTTCTGGTCGAAGCGGGTCTTGACGATGTAGGCGTCGGCGCCCAGGCGCAGGCCACGCTCGCGGTCCTCGTCGCTGGCGCGCGAGGTGACGAGGATCACCGGGATCTCGGCAAGCCGCTTGTCCGCCTTCACCGCCTGCAACAGGGCGAAGCCGTCCATCCGGGGCATTTCGACGTCGCTGATGATCAGGCCAACCTCCATCCCTTCCGACAGGCGCTCCAGGGCTTCGCGCCCGTCCACGCAGAGCGTCACCCGATAACCATGGGCTTCGAGAATGCTCTTTTCCAGCGTGCGGGTGGTGATGCTGTCATCGACAACCAGGATATGCGCCCGGTCAGGGGTAACCTCTTCCGCCGGGCGTGCCGGGGCCGGCAGGGTGCTGCCGGGCAGCGGCATCAGGCCGGGAATGTTGAGCACCAGCGCCGGACCGCCATCGTCCATCAGCACGGTGCCGAGATAGCGGCCGGCGTCCAGCCCGGTCTCCTCCGCCGCGGTCACCACCGTCTCGCGGGTGGCGATGAAGCGGTCGACCGCCAGCGCCAGCCGCCGGTCCGCCGCCCGCACCACAACCAGCGACAGACCACGCTCGGCCGACGGCACCACCGGCGCTTCCATGCCCAGCAGGGCAGCCAAGGAAGTAACAGCGATCTCCTCCTCCCCGATGCGGATCATCGGCGTGCCGACGCC
The sequence above is a segment of the Azospirillum sp. TSH100 genome. Coding sequences within it:
- the cheB gene encoding chemotaxis-specific protein-glutamate methyltransferase CheB — protein: MSATGNSGTPTTGSRRIRVLVVEDSPVIQQLLSHVISADPRLEVAGIASSGEQALRMIDRTAPDVVSLDIRLPGIDGFEVTSRIMRQNPLPIVVVASDVRDLDIPMRALQAGALAVVEKPGSMARADYQTVAHHLCTQLVIMSQVKVIRHRIAARGSRPASSVSAGVSADAPSQDSRLPTAAVAADGRGRRFRGVGLVASTGGPAALAKILKDMPADFPLPVFVVQHMGAPFMAGFASWLGTVSPLPVQLGEAGLTPRPGTVYVAPGDRHLLVDGATIRLSADPMVCGQRPSGEVLFQSMARAYGASGIGVLLTGMGEDGARGLADMHRAGAYTIAEHASTAVIHSMPGTAVRLGGAVEELPLDRVAGRLLQLTSDDKMAS